In Deinococcus planocerae, the genomic window AGTAATACAGCCCCGGTTCCACCCAGATTTCCCCGTTGAAGGCGTAGTGCCCGGTCAGGTGCGCCACCGCTTCCGGCTCGGACACCCCGGCGTACTGCATCAGGGTCTGCTCGGTGAGCGCCATCAGGTCGGCGAGCTGCTGGGCGATGTCCTCCATCCCGGTGGCCGTGATGGGCAACGCGTACGTCCCGTCATCCGGCAGGTTCAGCTCACCCAGGGCACCGAGATGGGCGAGCAGGACGGCGAAGAGCGAGTACCGGGGAATCAGGCGGGTAAAACGCTGGCGGTCGTACGTCCCGTGTGTGGCGCGGTACTGCACGTCCAGAGCCAGGGCCGTGCGGCGGCGCTGCGGGGTCTCAGGACGGCCCAGTTCGCGCGCCTCCAAGTACGCCTGGAGGGCCTGCGCCACCTGGACCGCCTGCGCGACGACCGGCGCCGCGAAGTCGTCGGTAACCACCCACTGCCCGAGCCGGAAGGCGTGGCGCCGGTCCGTGGAGAGGCTGCCCTCCGGGATCGCGTGCAGGTCCGCGCCGTGCGAGGCCGTCTCGGCGTTTCTGGCGGCGTCCTCCCCGAGCCGCTCGCGCACGGTCTCGATCAGGGTCCGGAACAGCACGGGGACGCTGTTCATCGCGGCCTGCATCTGGTCGTGGACACGCTGCACCTGACGGGTGTCCACCTCGCCTTCGAGCAGCGGGTTCCCGAAGCGGCCGCAGCGGAGGATGCTCTCCTGACTCAGCCGGAAGCTGCCGGAGAGCTGGCGCAGCCGGTGCGTCCAGGCCCCCTCCTCGCCCTCGGTGATAATCAGGCTGCTCCCGTCCACGAAGCGTTCGACCAACTCCCGGTGCACGGGATCGGCGACGAACTCCAGCAGCGTGTCCGTGACCTGGGCACCGCTGAGCGTGCTCAGAGCCTCCCGCACCCCGTGGTCGTGGCGTCGCAGGACGAGCAGCACCGTGGTGACCCCCGCCCCGGCTGCCTTGAAGGCCCCGGTGGGGACGAGCACCGCGTGCAAGGGCAGGGCGGAAGTGAGCAGTTCTTCCCGCCAGTCCCGGTGCCGGTGGCCGTGCAGCAGGGACAGGGGCAGCAGCACGCTGACGAGCCCGGTCTGGAACTGGACGCGGCGCAGGATCTGACGCATGAAGTACCGCTCGCTGCGGACCTCGTCGGGTTCGTGCAGCGCCCGAGTCTCGCCGCGCGGGCCGTAGGGCGGGTTGGCGACCACCAGGTCGAAGAGGGGGTCACTGCTGCGGGTGGTGTACTGCTCCAGCGGCATCACGTGGATGCTGGCGTGCGGCTGCAGGTGCGCGGCCGCCCGGCCCGCCACCGGGTCCAGCTCGACGCCGGTGAGCAAGACGCCCTCTGGGGCATGCGCGAGGACCGCCCCGTTCCCGCAGCTCGGTTCCAGAGCCCGGACGGGGCGCTTCTCGTCGCCCAGCTTGAGGAAGGGCGTGACGAGGTTCCATAACAGCGCCGCGACGGCACTGGGCGTGTAGAACTGGTCCACGCTCTCGCCGAGGCCGCCCCCGCCGCTGTAGGCCCGCAGGACGGCCAGGTCAGGGTGGGGGGCCAGGATCTCGTGGCGGGCTGCCTCATTTGCACCCAGGCGGGCCTGTTCTCCGCCGCCCGTCACCTCCACGCCGTAGGGCTCGCCGCCGGGGGCGGGGGCGGGCCGGGGGGCACCGACCACGTCGTAGCCCTCGCGGGTGAGCAGTTGTCCGTTCAGGGCCAGCGCCGACTTGTCGGCTGGACTGAACTTGGGCCAACTCATGTGGGCGTACGGCAACTCGCTGTTGAGGCCGAACAGCGCGAGGAATCCGGTCACGGCGGTCAGGGCGAAGCCTTTGGTTTGACGCATGCGATCCCGTCCATGCCGGATGGCCGTCAGGCCTCCGGCATGAGGGACCCCGCGTCGCCCGGGCGAGTTCCCCCCCGATCCCAGAGGTCACGTCCACGAACGGGCACGCAGGGTGGTGAGGGCAGCCTGGACCGTCCGGCTCACCTCGTCGAGCACCATCACCGGACAGGCAGCACCGAAGAGGTCCAGGTAGCTCGAAGCGGACTGGACGCTCTCGCCGATCAGGATGGGGACGACGTCGAGGGTCCGGCGATAGGGGCGCTGATCGTCCAGCAGCAGGCCGCAGGTCCTCACGTCGGCGGGCAGAAGTTCCCCGTCGGTGATCACGATCAAGATCTCCTGCTCGTCCGGCTGGGCACACCCCTGGAGGGCGAGTTCGAGGCCCCGGGAGAGTTGCGTGCCGCCCCCCGCCTCCAGGCCGGCCAGACGTGCGGCCGCTTCCTGCCAGGGGAGGTCGGGCGGGACGATCTCGTGAGCGGAGGTGGTGAAGCCGATCACCTGCAGCCGGCTGCGGGCGAGGTGGGCGGCGCGGGCGAGCATGAAAGCCGCCTCGCGGGCCGCGCGCAGGCGTTCCCCGGACATGCTGGTCGACAGGTCGACGCACAGCCGTAGCAGAAAGGGAACGGGACGATCTTCACCCACCCGGCGCCGGAAGGGACGCTCGGCGCCCTGCACGTGTCGGTCATAGCGGAAGCGTCCCCGCGAGCGGTGCGCTTCCTGCCGGGCGGGACGGCCGGGGGGTGCCAGGAGGGGCGCCAGACGCCGCGCGTGGCCCCCGGTGAGGAGCAGCAGGCCATCGGGGGCGGTCGCGACCAGTGCCGGGGGTGACCCGGGGAGTTCGCCGGCGCTGGAAGTCTCCGGGCGGGAGCTGTCCTCCGGAATCAGGGTTTCGCTCCCGGGTCCACCGTTTCCCGCATCCGCCGTTTTCTCGTCCCCCCGCTTCCCTTTCCCGCGGACAGGCTGCTGGGGCTCCTCCGGCTGCACCCCACTCATCCCTCCGCCGTCCGCGCCGAGACCCGGCTCGGCTTCCTCCCGCAGTTCCTCGGGCAGCACGGCGAGGATGGCCCGGGCGATCTCCACGGCGTCATCCCGGTGGGCCTCCCAGGCCTCCTCGACCAGCGGGCGGACCTGCTCCCGCCACAGCCCCTCGAGTTCCAGAGGAACGGCAAAGGGGACGTCGGGACGGTCATGGGCCCAGCGCCAGACCAGGCAGGCGGTCTGCAGGTCCACCTCCGGGCGGTGGTCTCCCAACCACAGGACGTCTCCCAGGAAGTCGAAGTCGGCGCACAGCTCCGGGAAGCGGCGCATCACGAGCCGTTCCATCCGCTCGTCTTCCAGCGCGTTCCACAGCCATCCGAGACGTTGTTCCTGAGGTTTGCGGCCACTGAAAACGACGTGCCCTCCCTCATGCGAGGCGATCGAGCGCAGCAGGGTGACACGTCGCCCGTACTCGTCCCCGGGATCGAAGCGGACGCCCAGCGGTGGCACAGAAAGCAGGGCCGGGTCAAGCAGCAGGCGACGTTGCTCGGGGAGCACCCCAGCGGTGAAGGGCAGGCGACGGAACTCGGTGGTGAAGTCACGACGGCGGCTGACCAGGCGGAAGAGTTCCTGAACGTAGGTCCGCCATGCGGACTGCTGGTGCCACTGCACGGCGGGAGCCTGCCTAGGAAGAGTGAGCATACCTCCATTGGTCCCCGATCCGGGGAGGGTCACGCCGCTTCCAGCACCTCCTCGATGATGCGGCGGGTGAGCATCTCGACCGCGTCCTTCTCCAGGCGGCCGTCGCCGTCGCGCGCGCAGCAGTGGGGAATGACCACCGTTTCGCAGGCGCACAGCAGCGCCGCGGCCTCCTCCAACCCCTCGTTCAGGAGCGCCGCGACCTCCTTCACCAGCGCGATGGTCTTGCGTGCGTCGAGCGCCCGCACCGGCTGCACCCCGGTCCCCTGCCGCGCATCCCGCGTCACCAATTCCACCGCATAGGCGAGGTCCGCCACCCGCTCCGATCCACCGATCTGCCTGTACAGGGTACGGGCGGTCTCCTCATCCGCGTACTCGAAGTCGATCACGAGGTCGAGGCGGCTGAGCAGGGCCCCGTCGAACCGGTCGGCGGTCTGCAGGTGGTCCTCGCCGAGGTTCGTGGTCAGGACCCAGGTGAGATTCTCGGCTGGACAGCACAGGTGCTCGCCGTCGGGAAGGGGAAGCAGGTGATGTCTCTCCCCCACCAGCAGCGTTTCCGGGATGCCGACCGCGAGCGCCTCCGCCCGGGACACCGTGTCCATCGCCCCCTGCAGCACGTTCAGGGCCTCCGGGTGGTACCGCAAGGCCTCGTCGATCAGCAGCAGCGTGCGGCCCCGCGTGGCGGCCACGAAGGCACGGCTGATCGGGCCGTCCACCCACCGTGGTCCTTGCTCCGTCGGGTACACGCCGCCGATGAAGTCGCGGTCCTCGACGCCGGGAGCTCCCTTGGCGATCACCAGGGTCAGGCCCTCCTCGACCGCGACACGCTTGGCGGTCTCGGTCTTGAAGGTGCCGGGCGGGCCGACGAGCAGGGCCGCGCCGCCCCGGCGGGCGAGGCGGCGCAGCTTCGTGGCGGGTGTCTCGGACGCAGGACGTTGCACGGGCGGGTGGATCAGCAGCGCGAGGTTCACGCTGGAGAGGAACCGGTCGTGGGGGATGATGTGCGTGGGGGACGACAGGGTCCCCTGGGCGAGGCGGGCCTGCGTTTCGGCGTCCAGCGTATCCGTCAGGTGGTGCAGGGCGAACCGGACGTCCGGCAACCGTGTGGCGGCGGCCAGGGCGTTCTTCGGCATGGGATACCGCAAGCCCAGGGGCATGAGGACGCGCACGAACTTCCGGAGGGCTTGACGGGTCTGGGGAGCGCCAGCGCCGGTGAGTGCTTCCGCGAGCGCCAACAGCGGGGCACCCAGGAACGAACCCGAGGGCGCCCCACCCGCGTGCCAGGACCGGCTTTGCAGGCCGTTCGGCGCGGTGTAGACCCGGAGGCCGTCCTCGCGCTCATCGAGCCGGAGGCGGGCACTCCCATCCGACTGCTGCCAGAGCCCCACCTCTCCGGTGAGAAGTTTGAGCACTGCCGTGCCGAGACCGGGTGCGTACACGCTGGCGTGCTCACGGCGCAGCCAGGCGCGGTCTTCCTCCCGGATTTCCTGGTTGCGCGTCGTCCCCTCGAAGGGACTCTCGGCTCGATAGGCACGCTCGAAGCAGTCACGGATATCGATGAAGGACATGCGGCGGTGCCGCCCGCCCAAGCGGGCGAGGGCCTCTTCCTCCAATGGACCCGAAAGACGACCGTTTCCACGGGCAGGCGGGAGAGGCACGTGCCTCTCCCCCACCGCGTTCAGGCGTCCGCGTCGATGACTGGGAGCCGGGCCTTGTCCGCGACCGCGCGGCTCCGGCGATTCACGCTGCCGTCCCTGTTGCGGATCACGCTCAGGTTACTGATCGGCACCCGCAGGATGTAGGCGGGGGTGAACTCCAGGGCCGGAGCACCGCTCAGCAGGGGCCTGACCTCGTAGCTCGTGCGTTTAAGGCGTCGTTTCACGGTCCCGGGCACGTTCGCCTCGGCCGCGTACCAGTGGTACCCCGCGCACGGCTCGTGGGCGGAGTGGCCGTGCCCACAAGGGCAGAAAAAGCCCGAGGTGAAGGAAGCCAACGGCCGGCTGTTGGTCACCCGGCCCCGGGGGTGAATCAGGATCAGGGTGCTCTCGCGGGTCAGCCGGCCGAAGTCTCCGGTGCGAGGGATTTTTCGGCTCACGCCGAGTGCCTTGGCTTCCTCCACGAAATCGGCGGCGCAGGGGTAGTGCGATTCGCCGATGACGTCCACAACGTGCCAGGTCCCCTGACGCTCGATGAACGTCACTCCCTGGCTGCTCAACCCGAGTTGCCCTGGATTGACCGGAATCGGCAGGTCGGTCAGGAAATGCTCGATGGGTACACCGTGCGGGCTGAACCCGCATTCCGCGTAGATGTGGCCTTCCTGCCGCCCGGGGCCGCACTCCCGTGGGCCGCCCCGAGCGGGGATCAAGTCGAGCAGGGTCGTCATGGCAACCTCTCCGAGGGTCGCAGGCCGAGATTCACACGGCCAGGGCGAGGACTCACGGTGAGACGCGGGGATGCTGGTGGCTCCGCCGGGGTGGACGATGGTTCGCTCAATTCGGGCACCTCTCTCGCCAGCGCCCGAACCAGCGCGGGAAGTTCAACGCCACCCAGCGCCGCCAACCGCCTGACCTCCTGCACCAGTTCAGTCAGGGGGTCGCGGGGCACTTCCAGCAGAGGCTCAGGGCCGAAGAGCGTATCGAGACTCTCCTCAAAATCCCTGGCGCGGGCGGTCTGACTCTCCTTCAAGTCGGCGGCGGTGAAGCGCTCTCCCGCGTCCAAGCGGCGTTCGGCCGCCCGGATCGCCTGCTCGCGGTACTCGGGCGCGAGGTTCGCCATGCGTTCCGCCACGCCCTCGGCGATGCTGACGCCGATGTGCGTGAGGAGGTCTTCGGGCAGGGTGAGCAGCCTCAGGCGTTTGCGGATGGTCTGGACGCTGACCCGAACGTGGGCCGCGAGTTCCTTCACGTCACCGAACTGGCCCTCTTCCAGGGCGGTCTGCCAGTTGCGGGCCTCGTCGAGCGGGTGACTGGAGCGGGCAGCGTTCAGGATGGCACTTGCGGCGGCGATCTGCCCGCGGGTCCCGTCGGTAATCAGGGCAGGCACCTGCCCGATGCCGTACTTGAGCGCGCTGCGGACCCGGCGTTTCCCGTCCACGATCCGGTAGGGACGCTCGGGGTCCCCGCTGGGTTTGAGCAGAACGCTCTGCATCACCCCAAGTCGCTCGATCCCAGGGTTCACCTCCTGGGTGTCGGGTTCCTCGATCCATCCGACGGGCACCATTTGAATCTCGGTGTGGAGCGGCGTGCTGAACAGGTGTCCCGACAGGGTCATGACGACCTCCTTACCAGGAGGTGCCCCGGCGCCAGCCGGGGAGGGCCCTCGAATAACGTTATTCAAGGGGCCGAGTGAAGTCGGTGACCCTCAAGAAGAGGCAGTCGCCGGAATAACGTTATTCGATCTCCGTCACCAAGCCGTTCTTGCAAATCTCGGATGAGGTGCTCCGCTGCCTCCGCACCCCCACGCGGTCACTTCCAGTTACTCCATCGGCACGCCATACCATAGGGTGCATGAGGTTCAATCTTGCTCTCGCCCTCGCCCTGCTCGGCACGGCTCACGCCACGTGGACGCCGGAGGGTCGCCGGATCGAACGCTCCAGCACTTCACGCACCGACACGACCGTGCGTTTTACCTTGCGTCCTGGGGAAGACCCCGTGCGTGCGGCCCTAGATTGCCTCGCGGCGACACGGTTGGATTTCCCGAACGCAACTTGGTTGGATTGCGTCGCCTACACCCCCGAGGGGTTCGCCAAGCTTTCAGGGCGCATCCGCCCCTGTTACCACACCGTCGCGCGCTGGTTCGTAGACGATGCAGGCATGATCCGCCTGTACTTTGCGGCAGACGACCGCCAGTACCCGAAGTCGTGCCCGGCACCATAACGAGCAGCGCGTCGCTTGATGGTCGACGGAGTGATCCCCTCGTGTCACGGCGCGTGACCGCTCCTGCCTGACGGCTGCCCACTTGCCCCAAACGCTTGAGCGTCCGGTGATCACCGAGACACTGTGAGAGCATGGGCACGTGAAGCAGGAATCAGGAACAGTCAGGGCGGCCACCTCAACAAGGAGGTGGCCGCCTGAATAACGTTACTCAACCTCAGTCGCCCAGTAGTTCATGCAGTCGGCGGATGAGTTTTTCCGCCTCCACGCGCTGCTCACGGGGAAGTTTGCCCAAACGCCGGGGGGAGATCTTTCGACGCAGGCTCAGGAGTTGCGCGTCCGCGTCACTCCGGGGGGTGGGCTTCAGCTGAGCCACGACATCCGTGAGCGCGGCGTGACTGAGTTCTTCCTCCAGCACCCATTTCAGGAGGGCCGTGTGGTGCTCCTGCGGAGCGCGGGCGATCAACAACGCCTTGGTGTATTCTAGTTTTCCCGTCTGCACGGCCTCGACCAGGGCCTCCGGTAGCCGCAGGGCAGGGAGCCCGTTGGTGACGAAGGAAGGCCACTTCTCCCGACCGAGCTGAGTGAAGAGGTGTTCGAGCTGATTGACCTGCTCAGGGTCGCTCTCCGGCTGGTTACGCAATTCCCTGAGACGCTGAATGGCCTCCTCGGGTGTGGTCTGGAACAGGGCGGCGACCAGGCGCAACTTGTAGCTCACCTCGTCGTAGCGGTTGAGGTCCTCACGTTGCAGGTTCTCGATGGCGGCCAGGAGTTCGACCTGCGCGTCGGTCAGGGTGCGGACCCGGGCGGGAACACTCGGGAGTCCGGCGAGCTGGGCAGCACGCCAGCGGCGCTCTCCGTACACGATCTCGAACTGCCCACCCTCCAGGGGGCGCACCATCAGCGGTTGCAGGACGCCCTCCTCCCGAATGCTCTCGGCCAACGCCCTCAGGCGCTCCTCGTTGAAGAATCGGCGAGGTTGCCGGGGGTTGGGCTGCAGGACGTTGATCGGGAGGTGCTGAACCTCGCCCACCTCAACATCCTGGGGAAGGGGCGCTCCCGAAAACTCGAGCGAGCGGCTCAGCAGAGTGCCCATGCTGGGAGCCTTGGGCTTCTTGAAGGCATTCTTGGTCATGCGCCGCTCCCCAGGGCTTGCTTGATCTCCTGCCAGATCTCGACGAACTGCGAGAGTTCGGTGGGGGCCTGCCCAAAGACCTTCTCGTAGGCACTGAGCGCCTTCACGACCGTATTCAGGCGCGGATGGGCGTTGAGGGCCTCGTTCGCCTCGTGGGCCATGCCTTTGCGGGCATCGAACCGGTTGAGGATGATCGCGTAGTTGAAGCTCTCCAGCGCCGCTTCGAGATCAGCCAGGAGTTCGAGGGTGGTGGCGAGGCGGTCGACATCCATGCCGGTGGGCAGCACGGGGACCAGCACCACGTCGGCCACCGTGGCTGCACTCTTGAGCACCTCACGGTTGTTGGGCGGGGTGTCGATCAGGACGGTCACGCCAGTTTTGGCCAGCTCGCGTGCCTGACGCATCAGCGTGTTGCGCTCGGCGGGCATGACCTTGAAGGGGAGGGTCAGGCCCTCGGCGGCGGCGTGCTGTTGCCAGCGAAAGGCGCTCACCTCCTCGTCGGCATCCAAAACCACCACCTGGTCACGCTCCTGCGCGATGGCGGCCGCGAGATGCATGGTCAGCGTGGTTTTGCCAACCCCTCCCTTCAAGCTGACCACCGCGATGATGCGGGGTGCGTCTGCGACAGGAGGTCGGATCGCAGCACCGGGGACAATGGTCGCGACCGCTTCGCCGTGCTTCGTCACGACCAGCGGCTCTCCGGTCGTTCCCACCTGACGCAACATCTCCGGAAGCTCCTCGCGGAGTGCACGAATCCCAACGGTCTTGGGTGCCATAGTAGGAGTGTACACATGTGTACACATTTGAGCAAGCTCTGAATAACATAATTCAAGAAATGAGCCCGCATCCATCCTGCGAGGGGCCATCCCAACGGGAATGAGCCTGGACATCAAGGAGCAAAGGAGTTCAAGCGCCTTGCGTCTGCAAGGCTATCTTTCAGCCGCCGTTGGCACATCAGACAGGTACTGGTCCCGCCGCACTGGCTACGGGTTGCGTCAGTCGCACCCACCTATCCTCGATCAAGGCTGCAAAGTCCCGGGCAGACGTGTCCCAGCGCACCCACTGGTTGGGATAGAAAAAACGCTGCTCGTGCCGCAGCGTTTCCCCCTGTCCCTCAAAGCGCCACATGATCGCCACACCACTGGGACTGGTTCGCTGCCAGGGGGCGCAGAGCCCTCCGGCATCCACCTCCACGAAAAGCAGTGTGCGCGCGTCCATCTCCAGGTGCAACATGGCCCGACCGCTGCATGCGATGCCGGATGGGTTGTAGGACACGGCCTTGTGTCCGGCTGGTACGGGCCGCCCCAGATACTTCGCCAGCCGCTTGAGGTAGCGCCGCGCATCCCTTTCAAAGGCCTTTTTTGCTGGCTCGTTGTAACTAATGCCGCCGCGAGCGTCCTCGTAGGTTCCGAGAAGAGCCTCTCCCTGCCCACTCTGCTGGGCACGGTGGACGAAGCGCTCGGCCCGCTGACGCCATCGGCCCTCGTCCCCGACCAGGAACAATGGGGCAGGGGAGAGGCTCTTCAGGAAGTCGGCACTGACCTGGCAGGATTCCGGGTTCCGCGTCTCGCTGACGGGCGGCAGCAGCAGCAGGTCCTGCCCGTAACAGCGGCCCGGATTGAGCGAGGCCAGGGGGACGACAAAGGCCCGCGTCAGGCCCCGTGAGGTCACGGCCAGGTAGGCTTCACGGGTTTCGACTTCCAGCCCGCTGATCTCGCTGCTTGGCTTCTTGCGCCGCTCGAAGTGCTGTCTCAGGGCCTCCCGAACGTTGCCGTGGGTATCGAGGGTAATCATGCCAGCCGCTAACCCCCGCCCCCGCGGGGGAGGGTCGAGGGCGGCATCAAGCCGCAGCATCGGGTGTCATGGATTGCTCCCCGGCCCGTGCCAGGCACAGCAGGTAGCCCAGCATGCCTAATTGCCGCGCGTCCATCACCGCTGGATCGCCTGCTTCACAGTGCTGGGACGGTTCCAGTGTCCGGCTGGGCCGGTAGACCCCGCCGCGTGGGAAACACTGCCTCTGCGCTTCCAGGAAACCCCAGGCCCATTCCAGGGGCAGGGGCGCCCGGCGCTGGAGCCAGACCGTCCAGAGGGCCGGCACAGCGGCCTGGAGGGGCAACTCTCGGACGAACTCCCACAGGTCGTCCTCACGCACGTACACGTCGAGGCGCGCGAGGCTACTGCCAGCCTTGCCCAGCACGTGGATGGGCGCCGGACCGAAACGGCTGAGCGCGTAGTGAACAGGCATCTGGTTGAGCTGCTCAGCGACAGCGGAGAGGGAAGAAGGAAGCATGGCTCTTCGTCACCTGATAGGGTGAGGGCCGACTTCAGGAATAATGTATATATGACGCGCCCATCTCAGGTCCAAATTGCCTCTGACGCTAGCGCTAAGGGGACACAGGCAGCCTTTGGCGGCGTGCTGGAGTTTCCAGATGGCGTGCGTGTCGAGGTGTCAGGCCCACTGCCTCGCTCAGAACATCAAGAGGCGACGGCTGCGCTTGCAACGTTGCGGTACCTGCCGCCTGGTACTACTGCCGTGCTTCAGGTCGATGCGCAGGAGGATGTGCTGCGCGCTGTGTTGTGCATCACCCACCCATGGGTAACTGTGACACGGATCCTTAGAAACAGCAGTCCTCTTCACGAGCGCGCCCACGATTTAGCGCGTGCGGCCCTCAAAGCTCAGGGGAAAGAGTATATCTCGCCGGGTGAAGAAACGGAGCCAAAGATCGCTGTGTATACCCACCAGAGTGTGGACAGCCCAGCCCCTCGATATGCCGTGGCTTACTGGAGTCAGGGTGAGGTTCAAACCAGGACGGGGCAGATCACGGCACAGCAGACCAGGGCCCTCACCCTCCGCATGTTGCAGGAGCAGGCGGAAGCCGCTGCGCCCGTCGGGTATGAGGTCGTTGAGGCCCGTTACGCCACCACCAAGCACGCACGGCCGGAATGGGGGGCTACGCGTGACCAACTAGCCGCCCTGCGGAGCGAGTGCGCCAGGGTACTCAGTTTAGGGAGTAAAGGCGACTGAGCGTTGCTACCTGACCTGCGGCCAAGGAGCGAAGGGCTTCCTCCGCAGCCGAGGTCAACACGGCTTCACCCATCCGGCGGCTTAGGGCGATGACGCGTTCGAATGCCTCGGGGGTCTGTGCCAGGTCGGCTGCCTTAATGAGCCAGGCGAGCGCCGTACGCGGGTCCTGCACCTCCACCTGGGCTGCCGCCTCCTGAAGCAGCCGTACAACATGGCGGTTGACGACCTCGCGGTGGTGTTCTACCCACTCACTCTTGCTGTCTGGCAGGAACGGCCCACCGTACAGCCGTAAGACCTCACGGGGTTCGTGGCGCCCCAGAATAACCTGTGCATCGCACGTGACTTGCACCGCGTCGTTGATGACCCACTCCGGGTTCCTGCGCCCCTGTCCCGGGAGAATCAGGTCCGCCGGGAAGGGCACGCCCGAAGCCCTTGCTGCCTCTCGAAACGAAGCGTTTAGGGTGTTGCGGGCAGTGTGCGCCGATTGCCGGGCACGTTTGAGGTCCACCCCATCCCATACCCGATCTGCGAGTTCATCTTGCCGTGCTTGTGGGTGCAGGATGCGGTAGACCAGAGCCTCGATAGCCGACACGTGGCCCAGCCGGACGTTCTGGCCGTTCAACGTTATGCTCACGCGACCCAACGTGGAGAGGTGCAATTGGAGGGGCGGTAGTGTTTGATCTGGGGTCGTCAGGCAGCGTTGCAGGACTCCTTTAAAGAGAGGCGCGTGCCAACCACGTCGAATGAATTCGCGCAGCAGCGGTTCAAAGTGCGGGTGAACCATCCGGACGTGGGCTAGCTCTTCGGAAGCTCCTTCCAAGGATTGCGCGAGGCCATCCGCATGTGTGCGGTCCAATTGCCCTCGCACCCGCATAATCTCCGCACGAAGCCCTTCGGTGAGGACATGCCTGACGTTGTACACCTCCAAGGTTTCTGCCGTCGCCTGATCCAGGTGGTACAGGGCGTCCTCCAACTGGCCGTTCGAGTACGCGAGGTACGCCAGCATCTTCAGCCTGCTGATCCAGGCGGCTGAAGTGAGCTTCTCCCGGTCTTCCCCCATGAGCAGCCGAAGGCGGTCGAAGGCGGCAACCGCGCTCGCCTGCTGTCCCCACAGCAACTCGGTGTAGAAGAAGTACATGAGGGCATCCGCAGCGATAGAGAAATTTTGCTGGCGCAGGAATTCGTCGAAGGCCTGCCGTGCCAGTTGTACGCCCTCATCGACGCGGCCCTGGGCATGACGAACCTCGGCCAGTCTGAGCTGCGTCACCGGCACGCCGAGAGGATAATTCCGCTCGCACGCCGTCAGGTAGGCCTCCAGCAGTTGTGCCGCCTCATCGGCCCGATCCTTGGACAGGTACAGGGATGCCAGCCTATCGACAATCGGCATCAGACGGTTGGTGAGCCCAAGCTGCTGTCCGGCGAGGTAGGCCCGCTGGTGCTCCTGCAAAGCCAGGTCCCGCTCCTCCTTCTGTTCCAGAATGAAGGCCTTGACGGAGAGGGCCGCGATCTTCAGGCTCACGTCCCCAATCGCATCTGCACGCCGCACCGCCTCATCCGCTGCGGTCAGCCCGGCGTCCAACTGCCTGACACTTTGGAGGTACGCCGCCTTGAAACGCAAC contains:
- a CDS encoding AAA family ATPase, encoding MLLVAPSGYGKTTALAQWARRQKTPVVWLRLNEEDKDPKTLLADLAQASTLAEVRMENWDRVSLLDANREQLTAALAEDLNAHTTDLTFVLDGGERLGSDAARALTNLITALGEGHRFLIAQHAASSFSAAPFLARGEGLLIPADELAFTAEDTRAAAQHFGTQNKTITVVHEQYQGWPAGVMLALYTHQAPTPVPGTVLVQELIDALPEDIGRVLPQLAVVNTWSVEEVQHLDIPLPAGWLDVVLRAGLPLTPLGGGKFAPHDVVREWLTEQLRQDVSLWRLLHLKVGQQAEANGQPYSAIQNYVRAGREDLAMRLAEELTPRWYRAADWLLVREALEDIPTSRLTPPLRSLLALALLETGEAERGRDLAQEQLRLAPTPTAHLALSLDAYRAGNMPLMIEHIEAGLAVATEQRDIIQLLRFKAAYLQSVRQLDAGLTAADEAVRRADAIGDVSLKIAALSVKAFILEQKEERDLALQEHQRAYLAGQQLGLTNRLMPIVDRLASLYLSKDRADEAAQLLEAYLTACERNYPLGVPVTQLRLAEVRHAQGRVDEGVQLARQAFDEFLRQQNFSIAADALMYFFYTELLWGQQASAVAAFDRLRLLMGEDREKLTSAAWISRLKMLAYLAYSNGQLEDALYHLDQATAETLEVYNVRHVLTEGLRAEIMRVRGQLDRTHADGLAQSLEGASEELAHVRMVHPHFEPLLREFIRRGWHAPLFKGVLQRCLTTPDQTLPPLQLHLSTLGRVSITLNGQNVRLGHVSAIEALVYRILHPQARQDELADRVWDGVDLKRARQSAHTARNTLNASFREAARASGVPFPADLILPGQGRRNPEWVINDAVQVTCDAQVILGRHEPREVLRLYGGPFLPDSKSEWVEHHREVVNRHVVRLLQEAAAQVEVQDPRTALAWLIKAADLAQTPEAFERVIALSRRMGEAVLTSAAEEALRSLAAGQVATLSRLYSLN